The sequence below is a genomic window from Streptomyces sp. V1I1.
GCGCCGTACTGGAAGGCGCGGAGCATGCCGGAGAACTCGTGCTCGACGGTCTCCTTCGAGTAGCCCGCGATCTGGAACGCCTTGAACATGATCTCGGGCTCGTGGTTCCGGATCGCGCCGGAGGACAGCTCGACGCCGTTGCAGACGATGTCGTACTGCCAGCCCAGAATGTCCAGCGGGTCCTGGCTCTCAAGTGCCTCGAGGCCGCCCTGGGGCATCGAGAACGGGTTGTGCGAGAAGTCGATCTTTCCGGTCTCCTCGTCCTTCTCGTACATCGGGAAGTCGACGATCCAGCAGAACCGGAACACGCCCTCCTCGAAGTGGCCGGCGCGCTTGGCGGCCTCCACGCGGACCGCGCCCATGATCTTGGAGACCTCGTCGAAGTCGCCTGCGCCGAAGAAGACCGCGTGGCCGGGCGCGAGGGAGAGCCGCTCGGTGAGGACCTTGACGTTCTCCTCGGTGAGGAACTTCGCGATCGGGCCGGTCAGCGAAACATCCTCGCCCACACGCACCCAGGCCAGGCCCTTCGCGCCGTGCTCGACGGCGAAGTCGCCAAGGCCGTCGAAGAACTTCCGCGGCTGGGAAGCCGTGTCCGGCACCGGCAGCGCGCGTACGTGCTTTCCGGCGAAGGCCTTGAACTCCGAGCCCTCGAAGACGTCCGTGATGTCGACGAGCTCCAGCTGGGCGCGCAGGTCCGGCTTGTCGTTGCCGTACTTGAGCATCGACTCGCGGAACGGGATCCGCAGGAACGGCGAGGTGACGTGCCGGCCGCCGCCGAACTCCTCGAAGAGCTCGGTCATCAGCTTCTCGATCGGCTGGAAGACGTCCTCCTGCTCGACGAAGCTCATCTCGACGTCGAGCTGGTAGAACTCGCCCGGCGAGCGGTCGGCGCGGGCGTCCTCGTCGCGGAAGCAGGGCGCGATCTGAAAGTAGCGGTCGAAGCCGGAGATCATCAGCAGCTGCTTGAACTGCTGCGGGGCCTGCGGCAGCGCATAGAACTTGCCGGGGTTCAGCCGG
It includes:
- the aspS gene encoding aspartate--tRNA ligase; this translates as MHRYRSHTCGELRASDVGADVRLSGWLHNRRDLGGILFIDLRDHYGITQLVARPGTPAYETLDKVSKESVVRVDGKVVSRGAENVNTDLPTGEIEVEVSEVEVLGAAAPLPFTINADDGVNEERRLEYRFLDLRRERMHRNIMLRTAVISAIRHKMTALGFNEMATPILTATSPEGARDFVVPSRLNPGKFYALPQAPQQFKQLLMISGFDRYFQIAPCFRDEDARADRSPGEFYQLDVEMSFVEQEDVFQPIEKLMTELFEEFGGGRHVTSPFLRIPFRESMLKYGNDKPDLRAQLELVDITDVFEGSEFKAFAGKHVRALPVPDTASQPRKFFDGLGDFAVEHGAKGLAWVRVGEDVSLTGPIAKFLTEENVKVLTERLSLAPGHAVFFGAGDFDEVSKIMGAVRVEAAKRAGHFEEGVFRFCWIVDFPMYEKDEETGKIDFSHNPFSMPQGGLEALESQDPLDILGWQYDIVCNGVELSSGAIRNHEPEIMFKAFQIAGYSKETVEHEFSGMLRAFQYGAPPHGGIAPGVDRIVMLLADEPNIRETIAFPLNGNAQDLMMGAPTELDEARLRELNIALRKPVADKDKPAK